The following coding sequences lie in one Hippopotamus amphibius kiboko isolate mHipAmp2 chromosome 17, mHipAmp2.hap2, whole genome shotgun sequence genomic window:
- the KCTD11 gene encoding BTB/POZ domain-containing protein KCTD11, with product MLGAMFRSGTPMTPNLSPQGGGHYFIDRDGKAFRHILNFLRLGRLDLPRGYGETALLRAEADFYQIRPLLDALRELEASRGTPASTAALLHADVDSSPRLVHFSARRGPHHYELSSVQVDTFRANLFCTDPECLGAMRARFGVTNEDRAEGGPHFHLEWAPRPAELPEVEYRRLGLQPLWTGGPGERREVVGTPGFLEEVLRVALEHGFRLDSVFPDPEDLLNSRSLRFVRH from the coding sequence ATGCTGGGGGCCATGTTTAGGTCGGGTACCCCCATGACCCCCAACCTCAGTCCCCAGGGAGGTGGCCACTACTTCATCGACCGAGACGGCAAGGCCTTCCGGCACATCCTCAATTTCCTACGGCTGGGCCGCCTGGACCTGCCCCGTGGATACGGGGAGACAGCGCTTCTCAGGGCAGAGGCTGACTTTTACCAGATCCGGCCCCTTCTGGATGCCCTGCGGGAACTGGAGGCCTCTCGGGGCACCCCGGCATCCACAGCCGCCCTGCTCCACGCAGATGTAGATAGCAGCCCCCGCCTGGTGCACTTCTCTGCCCGTCGGGGCCCCCACCACTATGAGCTGAGCTCTGTCCAGGTGGACACCTTCCGGGCCAACCTCTTCTGCACTGACCCCGAGTGTCTGGGTGCCATGAGGGCCCGATTTGGTGTGACCAATGaggacagggcagagggaggcccaCACTTTCATCTGGAATGGGCCCCCCGCCCCGCGGAGCTCCCTGAAGTGGAGTACAGGAGACTGGGGCTGCAGCCGCTGTGGACTGGGGGGCCAGGAGAGCGACGGGAGGTGGTGGGCACgccaggcttcctggaggaggtgctgcGAGTAGCTCTGGAGCACGGCTTCCGTCTCGACTCCGTCTTCCCTGACCCCGAAGACCTGCTCAACTCCCGATCTCTGCGCTTTGTCCGGCACTAG
- the TMEM95 gene encoding sperm-egg fusion protein TMEM95, which yields MWMLALGGIFLAAAQACVFCRFPDRDLSGRLAQLCSQMEAQWKDCDVSWNFSAFALDDASLNKVTEKTHRVLRVMEIKGSLSSLPSYWQWLQKTKLPEYSREALCAPACPLVLLSPAGGSTTLYNCSTCQGFEVYCWPRKRCFPGSHDLWEARILLFFVSGAALLLGILSLAVEYRHLQAKSDL from the exons ATGTGGATGCTGGCACTAGGTGGGATATTCCTGGCAGCTGCCCAGGCCTGTGTCTTCTGCCGCTTCCCAGATCGTGACttgtcgggccgcctggctcagCTTTGCAGCCAGATGGAGGCCCAGTGGAAGGACTGTGACGTCTCCTGGAACTTCTCGGCCTTTGCCTTAG ATGATGCATCCTTGAACAAAGTCACAGAGAAGACTCACAGAGTCCTGCGGGTCATGG AGATCAAAGGGTCTCTCTCATCACTCCCTTCATATTGGCAATGGCTTCAAAAGACCAAGCTCCCGGAGTACAGCAGGGAAG CTCTCTGCGCTCCCGCCTGCC CGCTGGTCCTGCTGTCTCCTGCAGGGGGCAGCACCACCCTGTACAACTGCTCCACCTGTCAGGGCTTCGAGGTGTACTGCTGGCCAAGAAAGCGCTGCTTCCCAG GAAGTCACGATCTTTGGGAAGCCAGGATCCtgctcttctttgtctctggagcTGCCCTGCTCCTGGGTATTCTGAGCCTCGCAGTGGA ATACAGGCACCTCCAAGCAAAAAGTGACTTGTGA